Genomic segment of Streptosporangium sp. NBC_01755:
CCCAGCAGGCGGCCATCGCCCTCGGCGTCGAGCTTCGGGTCCTGGCCAACTCCTCGGACGAGAGCGCCGCCCGCGTGATCGCCGACGTGCGCCTGGGCGACTACCGGTCCCTGGCGGACCTGCGTGACCTCGCCAAGGGGTGCGACGCGATCACCTTCGATCACGAGCACGTGCCCACCGAGCACATCCGTGCCCTGGTCGAGGACGGCTTCGCCGTGCACCCCGGCGCCGACGCGCTCGTACACGCCCAGGACAAGGCGGTGATGCGCGAGCGGCTGACCGAGATCGGCGCCCCGTGCCCGCCCTGGCGGCGGGTCGGGACGGCCGCCGACGTCGAGGAGTTCGCCGCGGAGAACGGCTGGCCGGTCGTGCTCAAGGCGATCAGGGGTGGGTACGACGGGCGCGGCGTCTGGATCTGCCGCTCCGCGGGCGATGCGGCCGAACCCCTGGCCTCCGGGGTGCCGCTGATGGCCGAGGGGTTCGTGCCGTTCGAGCGGGAACTCGCCGTGCTGGTCGCCAGGTCGCCGCACGGCCAGGGCGTCAGCTACCCGGTGGTGGAGACCGTCCAGCGTGACGGCATCTGCGTCGAGGTCCTCGCCCCCGCCCCCGGCCTCGATCCCGAGCAGGCCGCGGTGGCCCAGCGGATCGCCCTGAACATCGCCAAGGAACTGGGCGTGACCGGGCTGCTGGCCGTGGAGATGTTCGCCACCTCCTCGGGCCTGGTGGTCAACGAGCTGGCCATGCGCCCGCACAACAGCGGTCACTGGACGATCGAGGGGGCCCGCACCTCCCAGTACGAGCAGCACCTGCGCGCGGTCCTCGACCTCCCGCTCGGCTCGCCCGCGCCGGCCGCCCCCGTTGTGGTGATGGCCAACCTCCTGGGTGGCGACGACTCCGACATCTTCTCCCGGTACGAGCACGTGATGGCCCACGACCCGGGGATCAAGATTCACTTCTACGGCAAGGAAGTGCGGCCGGGGCGCAAGATCGGCCACGTCACCGCGCTCGGCACCGACCTGGAGGAGGTCCGCGCGCGCGCCCGGCACGCCGCCGTCTACCTCACCGAGGGAAGATACACCTGAGCCACCGTACCGGCGGCGGGCCACGGCACCACCAAGAACGCGTGCGGCCTTCTGGCCGCGAGGCAGGGAGAGAAGATGACCACCGTTGGCATCGTCATGGGCAGCGACTCCGACTGGCCGGTGATGAGACTCGCCGCCGAGGCGCTGGCCGAGTTCGGGGTGGAGTTCGAGGCCGACGTGGTCTCCGCGCACCGAATGCCCGAGGAGATGATCGCCTACGGCGCGCAGGCAGCCGGGCGCGGGCTGAAGGTGATCATCGCGGGCGCCGGGGGAGCCGCCCACCTGCCGGGCATGCTCGCCTCGGTGACCCCCCTGCCGGTGATCGGTGTCCCGGTCCCGCTGAAGTACCTCGACGGCATGGACTCCCTGCTCTCGATAGTCCAGATGCCCGCCGGGGTCCCGGTCGCGACGGTCGCCGTCGGCGGCGCCCGCAACGCGGGACTGCTGGCCGTACGGATCCTCGCCACCGCCGACGAGGAACTGCGGACGAAAATGGAGGCGTTCCAGCTCGCCCTTAAAGATCAGGCCCACGCCAAGGGCGCCAGACTCCGCGCCGAGGCCGCCCAGCTAGGTGCCTGATATCGCGATCTTTGCCCGATAGCTTGAGACGTGGTGGAGGGCACCCCGGTGCCGGACATCAGGCTCTGCCCGCGCGGATTCGGGCAGCGTGGGACTGTGCGGGCCTGGCCTCGATCACCCCACCGGGAGGTATCGCAGGTCGACGGCAGGCGGTGCGTGCGACCTGGCCGGGACCGGCTCCCCGGGGGCGATGCGCGACTGGTCCTGGTACTGGTTCAGTGCCCACAGCCCCACGATGTCGGCGATCGTGAGGACGAGCACCACGAGGATGGCCAGGATGATCCGGCGTCTGCGCTCGCGCCGCCGCCATTCGCCCTGGACCCGGCGGTAGGCGTCCGGGGCCGGCTGGACGCCGTTGGCGAGTTTGTCGAGAACCTCACGCAACTGATCCTCGGTGCTGGCGGGGCCGGTCGTCATCGTCGCTCCTGCATGATCTTGGTGAGAGTGGCCATGCCCCGGCTGGTGTGCGCCTTGACCGCACCGCAGGAGATGCTCATGGCCTCGGCTATGTCACTTTCGCGTAGACCGAGCCAGTAGCGTAGGACAAGGGCCTCTCGCTGCCGAGTCGAGAGCCGCTGCAGGGCCTCGGTGAGCGCCTTCTGATCGTCGTGGAGCAGGGCGACGCTCTCAGCCGACCGTTCCAGGCCCGTGGTCCAATCCGTGTGCTTGCGGATGACCTGCAGGTGGCGAAGTCTCATGCGGGTCAGGTTGCAGACCACCGAGCGCAGGTACGGCAGGGCGGCCTCGGCCGAGCGCAGCCGGTTCCAGCGGCGGTGCAGCTGACAGAACGCCTCGGCGACGATGTCCTCCGCGTCGTCGGCGCCGAGCAACACGGCCAGCCGGAGCAGACCGGTGTAGTGCGTCTCGAACAGCTGGGTCAGGGCGGCCTCACGTCCCGTGTCCGGCGAGCCGGGTGCCTGCGGTCCCTCGGCGGACGGCCCGTCCATCCGTGCCGGGGGCGGCATGTCAACCGATACGGAGCCGGATTCGACGAACGTCGTTAATGGTGCATGTGGCCGGATTCCGGTCATATGATCGTCTCCGCTTCGGGGGGGATGGGGACCGGAGAGCTCGGTTTCGGAACGTGTGATCTGCCCACTCGGTTGAAGAGCGGGGTCAGCGTCACGACGACGGCGAGATTCAGTGTCATGGCGACCACCGCGGCGTATGCCTGCACCTCTTGGCCGCCCACGCCCAAGGGCACCAACGAGGAGAATCCGCTGTGTACCACCAGGAGGGTGCCCGCGGCCATGCCGCTCATCCACCCGACCAGTAATGCTCGGGGATGCAGGCGGCGGGTGAACACCCCGAGGGCCACGGCGGGGAAGGTCTGCAGGATCCAGACGCCGCCCAGCAGCTGAAGATTGATGGCGTCCTGGTTGCGCAGTCCGAACACGAAGACGACCGCCCCGACCTTGGTGCTGAGCGAGACCATCTGGGCGATCCGTGTCTGGTGCTTGGGCGTGGCGGTCGGATGGAAGTACTCGACGTAGATGTTGCGGACGAACGAGGTCGCCACCGCGATCGACATGACCGCCGCCGGTACGAGCGCGCCCACGACGAGAGCGCCGAAGACCAGACCGGTGAGGGCGGCGGGCATCAGGTCCTTGACGAGCAGGGGGACGGCGGTCTCCGCGCCGGTGGACGGGGCCTGGATGCCCGCCGCGAGCGCCGCGACGCCGAGCATGGCGAACAGCCCGAGCACCGCCGTCCACAGGGGCAGCGCCACCACCGCGCGGCGCAGCGTGTCCGGGCCGGACGCGGCGAAGGCGGCCGTCAGCACGTGGGGGTACATCAGCAGGGCGAGGGCCGAGCCGAGAGCCAGGGTGGCGTAAACGGGGAACTGGCTCGGATCGAGCGTCAACGTGGCCTGGGTCGTCTCCCCGCCGGACAGCGCGCGCTCCGCGCTGTCGAACATCGGCCCGGGCCCGCCGAACCGGTCGAGGACGAGGAAGGAGACGGCCAGGATCGAGCAGAAGACGGCCGCGCCCTTCATCAGCGAGATGATCGCCGGCGCGCGCAGCCCGTGCCGGTAGGTCGACACGGCGAGGACCGCGAACACGGCGACCAGCGCGAGGTCGCCGAGCACCCCCCTCGGATACAGGCCGACGGCGGCCAGGATCGAACGGATGCCCACCAGCTGCAGCGCGATGTAGGGCATGGTCGCCAGCACACCGGTCGCCGCGACGACCAGGGCGAGGGTGGGGGAGCCGTAGTGTCCCCGGACGAAGTCGGCGGGGGTGATGTACCCGTGCCGGCGTGCCACCGACCAGAGCCGGGGCAGCAGCACGAACGCCAGCGGGCACATGATCACGGTGTACTGCAGGGCGAAGAACCCGAGCGCACCCGTGCCGTACACCAGGCCCGGTACGGCGGCGAATGTGTAGGCCGTGTATATCGTCCCGCCGAGCAGGAACCACGTCGTCGGGGTGCCGAACTGGCGGTGCGCCAGCGCCCAGTCCTCCAGGGTGGGCAGTTCGGGAGCAGGCCGGAACCAGCGCGCGGCGACCGCGAGCAGAGAGGTGCTGCCGAGCACGACGAGGAACGTCGCCGTACTCATCGGATCGATCATCGGCCACCGTCCACTACGCCGGGCAGTACCCCTAGGTTGCGTAGTCCGCACAATCGGTTGACACGAAACCTCCCCGAAATCTGTGTAAACCAGACCGGACCTGTCGACAACCCTTGCAACAAGAACGCGGGAACATTCCGGAGGACAACGATGGTGAAGCCGACACGGCGGGCGCGACGTTTCGCGGCCGGTATCTGTCTGGCCCTGCCCATCGTGGCACTCCTATGGGTGCCCTGGTATTCCCATGACGCGCCGCAGCTGGCCGGGATGAAATTCTTTTTCTGGTACCAGCTCATCTGGGTGCCGGGGAGCGTGGTGTTCATGGCCATCGCCTACGTCCTGAGACGTGGCGCGGATCGCCCGCCTCGCGATCGTCATCCCACCTGCGACCGGCATCGCCGGTAGTACCGACCACGTCACTCCGTTCGGATCTCCGGGCGACTTTTCCCCTCGTAGTACCGAGCTGTTCTGCCATGTGTAGTACCGAGCTGTTCTGCCATGCCCTGAGTTCAGGAGGATCACACCCATGTCCGAAACCGGCACCACGAAATCGAGGTCGACTCCCAAGTCGATACTCATATGGACGACGGTCGCCCTGGTGGGCGCGGCCGCCTGGGGGGTCATCGCCCTGTCCCAAGGAGAGGAGATCTCGGCGATCTGGCTGGTGGCCGCCGCCCTCGGTTCGTACGCGATCGCCTACCGGTTCTACTCCCGGTTCATCGCCCGCCGGGTGCTCGGCGTCGACGACCGCCGCGCGACTCCCGGCGAACGGCTGGACAACGGGATCGACTACCAACCGACCGACCGGCGGGTGCTGCTCGGCCACCACTTCGCCGCCATCGCCGGTGCCGGGCCGCTGGTGGGCCCGGTCCTCGCCGCGCAGATGGGATACCTGCCGGGGACCATCTGGATCATCGTCGGGGTCATCGTGGCCGGGGCGGTCCAGGACATGGTCACCCTGTTCTTCTCGATGCGCCGCGACGGCAAGAGCCTCGGCCAGATGGTCCGGGACGAGATCGGCCCGATCGGCGGCGCCGCCGCGCTGATCGCGGTGTTCGCCATCATGATCATCCTGCTCGCGGTCCTCGCCCTGGTCGTGGTCAGCGCCCTCGCGCAGTCGCCCTGGGGCACGTTCTCCATCGCGATGACCATCCCCATCGCCCTTTTCATGGGCTTCTACCAGCGCGTTCTGCGGCCGGGGCGGGTCATGGAGACCACGGTCATCGGGGTCGTGCTCCTGCTGCTGGCCATCGTGGGCGGCAGCTGGGTCCAGGAGTCGGCCTGGGCGGACGCCTTCACCCTCAGCCCGCAGACCCTTGTCATCTGCCTGGTGATCTACGGGTTCCTGGCCTCCGTCCTGCCGGTGTGGATGCTGTTGGCCCCACGTGACTACCTGTCGACGTTCATGAAGGTCGGGACGATCGGGTTGCTCGCGGTCGGTGTGATCATCGTGGCGCCCCCGTTGCAGAACGAGGCGATCACCAAGTTCGCCGTCAGCGGTACCGGACCGGTGTTCGCCGGGTCGCTGTTCCCGTTCCTCTTCATCACCATCGCGTGCGGCGCCCTCTCGGGCTTCCACTCGCTCATCGCCTCCGGTACCACCCCGAAGATGATCCAGAAGGAGTCGCAGGTCCGTCTGATCGGCTACGGTGCGATGCTCATGGAGTCGTTCGTCGCCATCATGGCGCTGATCGCCGCCTGCGTGCTGGACCCCGGTCTGTACTACGCGATGAACGCTCCCGCGGGTCTGCTCGGCACCTCGCCGGAAAGCGCCGCCGCCGCCGTGGCGAAACTGGGCTTCACCATCACCCCGGACGATCTGCGCGCCGCGGCGGCGGCGGTCCAGGAGAGCAGCGTGATCGCTCGTACGGGCGGGGCACCCACGTTCGCCGTGGGGATCTCGGAGATCCTGTCCGGAGTCTTCGGCGGCGCGGCCCTCAAGGCCTTCTGGTACCACTTCGCGATCATGTTTGAGGCGCTGTTCATCCTGACCACCGTGGACGCGGGCACGCGTGTCGGACGTTTCATGTTGCAGGACATGCTCGGCAACATCTGGAAGCCGATCGGGCGTGTCAGCTGGAAGCCCGGCCTGTGGGGCACCAGCGCGGCGGTCGTGCTGGCCTGGGGCTACTTCCTTTACACCGGTGTCACCAACCCGCTGGGTGGCATCAACCAGCTCTTCCCGCTGTTCGGCATCGCCAACCAGTTGCTGGCCGCGATCGCGCTGACCCTCTGCACCACGCTCCTGATCAAGTCAGGCAAGCTCAAGTGGGCGTGGGTCACCGGCATACCGCTGGCCTGGGACCTGGCGGTGACGCTGACCGCCAGCTGGCAGAAGGTATTCCACGATGACCCCAAGATCGGCTTCTTCGCCCAGCGGGAGCGGTACGCCGACGCGCTGGCCGAGGGGAAGGTGATCGCGCCCGCCAAGAACCTCGACGACATGCAGGCGGTCGTCGTCAACTCCACCGTAGACGGCGTGCTGGCGGCGATGTTCGCGCTGCTGGTCATCATCGTCCTCGTCAACGCCGTGGTCGTGTGCCGGCGCGCGATACGGTCCCGTGACCTCCTGTCGACGGCAGAGGCGCCCTACGTCGAATCCAGCATCGTGGCACCCGCAGGGTTGTTCGCCACCGCGGCGGAACGGCGCGAGCTGGCCGAGGTGGGGGCGGGGAACAACGGAGCGGACAGCGAGCGATCATGACCGTGGCTGCACTGCTGCGCTTCGCCCGCTGGTACCTGCGCGAACTCACCGGTTCCGGTGAATACGACCGGTACCTCGCCCAGCACCGATCCCATTCGCACTCGCCGCCGCCATCACGGCGGGAGTTCGAGCGGCGCCGATCCGACCTGCGGGAGAAGAGTCCCGGCATCCGGTGCTGCTGAGGCGGGATCCGTCACCGTATCCGCGCCATCCTCGCCGGCCCCTCCCGCCCGTTCGCCCACCACATTAGGGTGAGCGGGCTGGAGGGGGCCGGCGTCCTGTCCTACCTCGGGGGAGACGACGACACTTCAGGAGACGACGTGGCAGCTCCATCGTCACCGCCGGCCCGGCCGGTCAGGTCCAGGACCTCAAGCCCCTGGGCGAAGCTGAGCACCGTGGCGCTGTGGATGCCCTTCCCGGCGCTGCTCTGGGTCGGAGGTTACGCGGGTGCGGAGCCACGGCTGCTCGGCTTCCCATTCTTCTACTGGTACCAGTTCCTGTGGGTTTTCCTGTCCGCCGGCCTCACCTGGTGTGCCTACCTCCATACGAC
This window contains:
- a CDS encoding 5-(carboxyamino)imidazole ribonucleotide synthase, giving the protein MSSPSLASPIGPVVGVIGAGQLARMTQQAAIALGVELRVLANSSDESAARVIADVRLGDYRSLADLRDLAKGCDAITFDHEHVPTEHIRALVEDGFAVHPGADALVHAQDKAVMRERLTEIGAPCPPWRRVGTAADVEEFAAENGWPVVLKAIRGGYDGRGVWICRSAGDAAEPLASGVPLMAEGFVPFERELAVLVARSPHGQGVSYPVVETVQRDGICVEVLAPAPGLDPEQAAVAQRIALNIAKELGVTGLLAVEMFATSSGLVVNELAMRPHNSGHWTIEGARTSQYEQHLRAVLDLPLGSPAPAAPVVVMANLLGGDDSDIFSRYEHVMAHDPGIKIHFYGKEVRPGRKIGHVTALGTDLEEVRARARHAAVYLTEGRYT
- the purE gene encoding 5-(carboxyamino)imidazole ribonucleotide mutase, producing the protein MTTVGIVMGSDSDWPVMRLAAEALAEFGVEFEADVVSAHRMPEEMIAYGAQAAGRGLKVIIAGAGGAAHLPGMLASVTPLPVIGVPVPLKYLDGMDSLLSIVQMPAGVPVATVAVGGARNAGLLAVRILATADEELRTKMEAFQLALKDQAHAKGARLRAEAAQLGA
- a CDS encoding SigE family RNA polymerase sigma factor, with amino-acid sequence MPPPARMDGPSAEGPQAPGSPDTGREAALTQLFETHYTGLLRLAVLLGADDAEDIVAEAFCQLHRRWNRLRSAEAALPYLRSVVCNLTRMRLRHLQVIRKHTDWTTGLERSAESVALLHDDQKALTEALQRLSTRQREALVLRYWLGLRESDIAEAMSISCGAVKAHTSRGMATLTKIMQERR
- a CDS encoding sodium:solute symporter family protein, whose amino-acid sequence is MSTATFLVVLGSTSLLAVAARWFRPAPELPTLEDWALAHRQFGTPTTWFLLGGTIYTAYTFAAVPGLVYGTGALGFFALQYTVIMCPLAFVLLPRLWSVARRHGYITPADFVRGHYGSPTLALVVAATGVLATMPYIALQLVGIRSILAAVGLYPRGVLGDLALVAVFAVLAVSTYRHGLRAPAIISLMKGAAVFCSILAVSFLVLDRFGGPGPMFDSAERALSGGETTQATLTLDPSQFPVYATLALGSALALLMYPHVLTAAFAASGPDTLRRAVVALPLWTAVLGLFAMLGVAALAAGIQAPSTGAETAVPLLVKDLMPAALTGLVFGALVVGALVPAAVMSIAVATSFVRNIYVEYFHPTATPKHQTRIAQMVSLSTKVGAVVFVFGLRNQDAINLQLLGGVWILQTFPAVALGVFTRRLHPRALLVGWMSGMAAGTLLVVHSGFSSLVPLGVGGQEVQAYAAVVAMTLNLAVVVTLTPLFNRVGRSHVPKPSSPVPIPPEAETII
- a CDS encoding DUF3311 domain-containing protein, which produces MVKPTRRARRFAAGICLALPIVALLWVPWYSHDAPQLAGMKFFFWYQLIWVPGSVVFMAIAYVLRRGADRPPRDRHPTCDRHRR
- a CDS encoding carbon starvation CstA family protein, with protein sequence MSETGTTKSRSTPKSILIWTTVALVGAAAWGVIALSQGEEISAIWLVAAALGSYAIAYRFYSRFIARRVLGVDDRRATPGERLDNGIDYQPTDRRVLLGHHFAAIAGAGPLVGPVLAAQMGYLPGTIWIIVGVIVAGAVQDMVTLFFSMRRDGKSLGQMVRDEIGPIGGAAALIAVFAIMIILLAVLALVVVSALAQSPWGTFSIAMTIPIALFMGFYQRVLRPGRVMETTVIGVVLLLLAIVGGSWVQESAWADAFTLSPQTLVICLVIYGFLASVLPVWMLLAPRDYLSTFMKVGTIGLLAVGVIIVAPPLQNEAITKFAVSGTGPVFAGSLFPFLFITIACGALSGFHSLIASGTTPKMIQKESQVRLIGYGAMLMESFVAIMALIAACVLDPGLYYAMNAPAGLLGTSPESAAAAVAKLGFTITPDDLRAAAAAVQESSVIARTGGAPTFAVGISEILSGVFGGAALKAFWYHFAIMFEALFILTTVDAGTRVGRFMLQDMLGNIWKPIGRVSWKPGLWGTSAAVVLAWGYFLYTGVTNPLGGINQLFPLFGIANQLLAAIALTLCTTLLIKSGKLKWAWVTGIPLAWDLAVTLTASWQKVFHDDPKIGFFAQRERYADALAEGKVIAPAKNLDDMQAVVVNSTVDGVLAAMFALLVIIVLVNAVVVCRRAIRSRDLLSTAEAPYVESSIVAPAGLFATAAERRELAEVGAGNNGADSERS
- a CDS encoding CstA-like transporter-associated (seleno)protein, with product MTVAALLRFARWYLRELTGSGEYDRYLAQHRSHSHSPPPSRREFERRRSDLREKSPGIRCC